Part of the Labrenzia sp. PHM005 genome is shown below.
ATGCTCCCGGTGTTGACAAGAACAATCGGCAGGCATCGTTCATGATGCTTCACAACAAGCATGTGAAGCAGCTGCTCGATACCCTGAAATCTGAGGGCATTGCGGAAAACACACTGGTGGTCTGGATCAGCGACAACGGTCCGATGTACGCCTTCTATCCGACTTCCGGCTACACCCTGTTACAGGGTTCCAAGGGTGAGCTTCTGGAGGGTGGTATTCGGGTTCCGGCGATGGCCTGGTGGCCCGGCATGATCGAGCCCGGTCAAGATCCGGCCGACATGCTTCATGTGACCGATCTTTACACCACTGCTGCCCGTCTGGGCGGTGCCATGGACAATATCCCGAACGACCGGATTACTGACGGTGTCGACCAGACGTCTTTGTTCTTGAACGGCGAAGGCCACGGCCGCCGGAACTTTATGGCCCACTACAGCGGACCTGTTCTTGGCGCGCTGCGCTACGAAGACTTCAAGATCCATATCAAAGAAGCTCAGGGTGGTTTGCCGGGAATGGATTTCTATAACGTCAAACGCGACCCGGGCGAGAAATACGGCAAGCTCTATCCAGGTCTGTTCGCCGTTGCCCCGATGCAGAAATTGCTCGGATCTCACATGGGCCGGGTTCAGCAATTCCCGCACCGTCAGCCAATGACACCGCAAGACGAAACTCTGACGGCTCACGACTGATCCTTACGAAAAGTAGAAAACCAAAATGAGGGGCGTTCGCGCCCCTCAATCTCAATAGACCGCAAAGGAAGAGTTCCAATGGATATCCTTAGTATCTTTGCTCTGGTGGTGCTCCTGGTGCTGATTGCAGCTGTCATCGGCATCTGGCTTTTCCTGGCGATCTGGCCCGGAAAAATCGCAACCCAGAGGAACCACCCCCGTTCCGAGGCTGTCGCGATGTGCGGATATTGGGGGGCTCTAACCCTAGGCATTCTCATGCCGCTGGCATTCATCTGGGCCTACGCTGATGGCTCAGAGCCAGTCGGCGAAACTGAGGAGACATCGACATGATCGCGTTTCTCACTCTTTGTTATTGCGGTGTTCTTTATGGACTGGTGAAGGTCGCGATCATCAGGCTCAACATCTTCTGGAAGGTCTCACCGCTGATCTGGCTGGTACTTCTGTTGATCGTCTTGTTCATCCCCATGCAGTGGGGCGCGCCAAGCGGACCAGTTCGCTCCTACGCGTCGGTGATTGAAATCGTCCCGAATGTCTCTGGCGAAGTGATTGATGTTCCTGTCAGAGCTCTGGAGCCGGTTAAGGAAGGCACCGTCCTGTTCAAGATCGATCCGGTTCCGTTCCAGGCGGTCGTTGATCAGAAAAAAGCAGCACTTGAAGAAGCGCGTCAGGCAGTACCGCAACTGGAAGCCAGCCTGAATGCAGCAACTGCAACGGTTAAAGAAGCGGAAGCCTATCGGGACCGGTCAAAGGACGATTTTGATCGCTACCGCACAGCCAATGAAAACGCCGTCCGGGCGAATGCTCAAAGCACGCCTTTCAGCGAAAGCGAAGTGGAACAGCGGCGTTTGACCTATCTGGCTGCCGAAGCGTCCGTAGAACGCGCCAAGGCAACCGAAGAGCAAGCCCGGCTGGCGTTCCGATCCGAAATTGATGGTGTCAACACCACGGTGGCGCGCCTGGAAGCTGATTTGCAAAAGGCAATCTACGATCTGGAACAAACCTCTGTACTTGCACCGGCTGACGGTATGGTTCTTGCGCTGACTTTGCGGCCAGGGCAGAGGGTCAGCAACCTTCCGCTCAGATCCTGGATGGCGTTTGCACCTGCGACCAAGAACAGGGTCGTCGTTGCAATACCGCAGACCAGGGCACGGTTCGTTCACACCGGTCAGGCCGCTGAAATCACATTCGCTTACCAGCCGGGGCAGATCTACAAAGCGACAGTCGATTCGATCGTATCGATCAATGTTGCAGGCCAGTTGCCACCGGATGGCATTTTACCATCACTCGAGTCGCATCATGATGCCAATGAAGACATGGGCGTCGTCTTGACTGTCGAAAATATTCCGACCGAAGACATCAGGCCAATTGGCGGTGCAGGCGGCAGTGCAGCGGTTTACACTGATAGCGTTCAGGCAACGCACTTGATACGGAAAGTAATGATCCGGATGGACGCTTGGCTCAACTATGTTAGACCTAATTGAAAAAGCGCGCAGGCGGGAGAAATTCGAGATGACACGTATAATGCTCAAAACAGCTGCAGTGGGCCTGCTCGCGACAATGCTCGGAAGCACCGCGCTGGCCGCAGATCTTCCGGTTGAACAAACACCCGTTTATGAACCAATCCAAAACGCCTCTCCTTGGACGTTCGAGTTGGGCGGTTATGGCTTTATTCCTCTATCCGTCGAAGGGACATCGACAGTTGATGGCGGTGCGGTTGATCTTGATCTGGGGCCAGATGAGATTTTCGATCTTCTCCAGTTCGCTATTTCAGGCCGTGGGGAAGCGTGGCGTCAACGAGATGTGAATGACGGCAGTGCCTTTGGTTTTGTGCTTGATGCGCAATATGTAAACCTCGGCTTGTCCAACCAAAACATCGGCCCTGCAAGTGGCGGAACGGTAAAGGCAGATATTCGACAAGGCATCATCGACACGATGATCGGGTACCGGTTTGCGTCGCTATCGACGGGGGGCAATCCCAATCAACGTGTTGAATTCGACGTCACAGCTGGAGCAAGATACAATTATCTGAGGCAAAAAATTCAGGTTAGTCCCGGTCTGCCTCCTCCGTTCACAGCCAACCTTGGAGAAGACAAACACTGGGTTTCGCCTGTGGTTGGGGCTCGAGCTAATTTCGTCTTCAATGACCGGTGGAACTTCGTATTGCGCGGTGACATGTCCGGATTCGGAGTTTCCGGCGAAAACCTCTCCTGGTCGCTCAATGGCATTGCCGGTTACCGGTTTACTGACAAGGCCACAATGCGGTTCGGCTACCGGCTTTATGATATCGACTATTCGAGCGGCTCCGGCAGCAATGAGTTTGGCTATGATGTCACGCAGCATGGGCCATACGTCGGTTTGAGTTATCGCTGGTGAACAGGACTTAAGCGACCAGGATTCAGTGCCGATGCTGTTTTTCTGTGTCGGTCTACAGGCCAGTTTTGAGCCAAATACCGGATCGGTGTTGGAGGCTGCCGACCGACTTCAAGTCGGCATAGGGGTAGCGCCAGTCTCCATGCGTGCAAGTTTGCCGTTTTTCAAAAGCATAACCACGATGACGGATTCAGCAGAACCATTGGGAAAATGGATGAACTGGTGGGACACCAGAATGTCATCGTTTTCATAGACGATTCGGTAGTCGCGCCGTTCCGGTCGAGGTCCATCTTTGGTCCAGATTCCAATAATGTCTTCTTTTGATAGGGCGTTGCCGGATAAGTGACGAACAAATTCGAAGTCGTCATCGATTATGTCGTTGAAGGCATTCGCGTCTCTGTTGTCGAATGCCGCTTGCCATTTTTCAGAAAACTTCATTTTGGTTTTTCAATTTGCAGCTGTCCTTGCAATCGAGGAATTGCCTGTTCCCAATTCAGTGAAACTGGATATCAGAATTCTGTATCGGCGATCTCACACGGAAGTAGAAGTCCGCGAGACCACTTAGTTCCCCACTACTTGTTTTGTGTTGCAGCCTTGGACAACCACATGCTGGCAGCAAGGAACAATATGGAACCAGGAATTGCCCAGAGTTTGAAGTCCAGATCTTCGATCTCCAACCAGGCAACGCGTACAAAATACACAGCCAAGACAACGATCACGACTTGCATAAGTGATGTTTTGAGCGCCCCAATGCTCGTGGGAATCAATACTTCCGGCACATGATCTTTCTCGGTTTGAGGCGAAAGAACAACCAAGAACAGGATCCCGTTTCCGAAGGTGAAAAGGGCGAACGCAATCAAGAATGCATCGAGCGATTCCAACGCGCGAACGATGAACAAGTCAGACGGCCCCGCCGCTTCGATAACATTGGCAGGCATCGCACGTGTGAAATAGTCCCATATACCACGGAACATTTTCTCAGCGCCAATGAAGGTGAGCGCAATTGCTCCAACGAACGAAGTCAGAACCATCACTAGGGACACATACCGTGTGCCGCGCGAGACAACTTCAAGCAAGAGGGCCTCCAACCTTCGCATTCACCACGAAATCCAATCGATATGGGAACAGCTCCTGATCACTTTGTCCATTGCGGTTCGGCAAAAGCACAGGCTTGAAACGCCCCGTGCCAGCCTTCAGGACTTTTTCACAGGACGTTATCGACCCAGGACATCTGTTGGCCAGCGTTTCAAATGGAAAGCAATTAGATCGAAGTGTCGCAGATCCCGTCAATCTTACCGCTACAACGAAGCGCCTTAGACGGGGATCAAGGGCATGCCAAAGAACCAGCCGACACCGTCAATTACCAAAATCACGCCAAAGGCAAGCATAAGACCGACAATAACCCGCTGACCCCATCGATCGAAAAAGCCGCGGATTAGATCCAAAAGAGGCCGACTGCGCTCACCAAACAACAGGCTCACGGCTACAATAACGACAAGCGGCGAAATGAATACGATGTTGTAGGCAAACAAGACCATGACAGTTTGCGCAGTCGCCAAATCACTTCTGAGAACAAGGTCGATTGCGGCAAGGTAAGGTACAGCACCCGGTAATCCGACTATCGTCATGCCAGCCCCTGTAAAAAGCGCCTGGCTTGCCGTCATCGAGGCAGGGGCCGTCTTTTCATCTTGCTTTTCAGGCGTTTTGGTCATTCGAAGACCGAACATGACCAATAAGACACCGACCAGGATTTGAAACATGAGCTCCGCGGTGTTCGGCGCTTGCCAGACCTTAATGGCGTAGTCGTTGATCGCCTCAAACACACTTTGCAAGCCGAACATGACCAAAAGTCCGCAGGCCAGATAAGTAAGAAAAACACCCGCTAATAGGGCCGCGCTTCGAAAAAGAGGGCTTGGGCCTCCAAGCAGGACAATCAAGACCACAATGCAAAGGGGAACAATCGAGGTACTGTCTAACAAAGCAATAGGTGTCAGCACCAGAAGCAGTTCAGCCATTGCAGTCTCCTGAATTCAGCGCACCTAAAAGGTCACTATGACCCTGCGACCAGGATCTGTTTCAATGCCTATCTTTACACCTATCGCGTTCCATAGATAACAATCCTTTGAAGGGATTAGAAATGTCTGCTTTGCAGGCCATACAGCCAAGAGCTGCCTTGCCGTTTTCGGCCCCAAAGCTGCAGTGAGGCGATCCCTGGATGAGTGGCCGCTATGCGTCCTCATTTCGGTCGTTCAGGTCTTCAGCGTCAATATCCAAACCCGGACATTCGCTACAGCCAGAGCTCACGAAAAATAGCCCCCACACGGGAGACTAATAATGTCGGCGATATATATAAAACTATCGGCCATAGGCGAAACGAGGTGTCCAGCTTTTCCCCAGCTCTGCGTCCTCGTCCTCTTCATCAAAGGGATCCTCAGGAAGCAACTCGCTGGACAGCACGGTTAATGTGTAACCGTATTTACCAAGGCCGATAATCTCTACATCGAGTTTGATCTTGCGCGGTCCATCAAACCAGATGGCGAGATCGGTCTCGTCAACGCTGCGCCTAGCACCGAGAACATTCGCCGGATCGGCGTTAAAGCGGCGCGTCGCCCCTTCTGGTAGTGGCGAGCCCTTTTTCAGGAACGCCAACTTGCCCAGGCTCTTGAATGCATCAGAGGTGAAGGCATAGGCGACTTCATCGCCGATGCTGACAATGATGGCCATCGCATACCCTGTTCGCAGACCAAGCCATTTCAATTCCCGACAGCTTTGTTGAGTGTGGCTCGATACTGCTGATGCGGGAGCTTCTCGCCAAGAGCGATCTTCTCGGCTGCATCTCCGGCCAGCAAGCCTGACGGGAAGTGGAAAATGGTACGCTGGTCGAGTTGGAGGCCGGGATTGCTTGGCCCGGACGCAATATCGGCGTGACTTAACGCAGCGGGTGGGTGCCGACACAGGCGCAGGGACTGTTGCTCGATTATCTGCGTAAAATTGCTCTCATTTTTACAGCATAATAGCTCCTGCTTATTCGGTTCACGGCCAGGAAGCAAAGCTGTTCGATTCTTGGTTCTTTTGGCGCCGGGCCCGGTTGCGGTACTTGCCCGGATTGATGTCAGCATATCGAGTAAAAAAGCGGTTGAAATACGCAGGGTCGGAAAAACCGAGGCGAAACGCTATCTGAGCGACCTGAAGCGCGGATACCTCCAGTAATTCCCTTGCTTCACGCATGAGTTCCCGGTGCATATAGGCACGTGGCGACAGACCTGTAGCCTTTCGAACCTCTGCGGCCAATTTGTCCCGCGTTACGCCGATTTTGTCTGCATAACTCCCGATCGTCATGTGCTCAGTCCGGTGCCGGCGTTCGAGCGCGATGAACCTATCGACAACGGACCGGGGGATTGGCCGGGCGGTACTATCCCTGTGCAAATGTCGCCAAACATGGACAAAAAGCAGTGAGCAAATGTTGGACAGCATTTGCTCAGAACCGGGTTTCGTTTCGTAGACTTCCTCTTTCATTGTGAGGAGATAGGACACTGCCAGTTTCATCATGTTTGGATCGGAGCTGGTCTGCGAAAATGGATATCGCAGGTAGATCGGCAGATCCTCACCAGGTGCGCCGTCTGGCATGGTTCGTATCAAGACGTCAGGTGGAATGGCAGCAACAATTGCGCGGGTGGAGGCGTCGAAGACGGCGTTCACATTGGCTTCCTCAGGGATCCACGCAATTTGTCCGCCTTCCAATTCGAGGTTCAGTCTTGTGCTTCTGAGACTACAGTTTCCGCGGGCAAGTGCGATTAACCAATGACGACCCTGATGCTGGTTGAACGTTGTGGCTGCA
Proteins encoded:
- a CDS encoding DUF3302 domain-containing protein, with amino-acid sequence MDILSIFALVVLLVLIAAVIGIWLFLAIWPGKIATQRNHPRSEAVAMCGYWGALTLGILMPLAFIWAYADGSEPVGETEETST
- a CDS encoding nuclear transport factor 2 family protein, whose protein sequence is MKFSEKWQAAFDNRDANAFNDIIDDDFEFVRHLSGNALSKEDIIGIWTKDGPRPERRDYRIVYENDDILVSHQFIHFPNGSAESVIVVMLLKNGKLARMETGATPMPT
- a CDS encoding outer membrane protein; this translates as MTRIMLKTAAVGLLATMLGSTALAADLPVEQTPVYEPIQNASPWTFELGGYGFIPLSVEGTSTVDGGAVDLDLGPDEIFDLLQFAISGRGEAWRQRDVNDGSAFGFVLDAQYVNLGLSNQNIGPASGGTVKADIRQGIIDTMIGYRFASLSTGGNPNQRVEFDVTAGARYNYLRQKIQVSPGLPPPFTANLGEDKHWVSPVVGARANFVFNDRWNFVLRGDMSGFGVSGENLSWSLNGIAGYRFTDKATMRFGYRLYDIDYSSGSGSNEFGYDVTQHGPYVGLSYRW
- a CDS encoding HlyD family secretion protein, encoding MIAFLTLCYCGVLYGLVKVAIIRLNIFWKVSPLIWLVLLLIVLFIPMQWGAPSGPVRSYASVIEIVPNVSGEVIDVPVRALEPVKEGTVLFKIDPVPFQAVVDQKKAALEEARQAVPQLEASLNAATATVKEAEAYRDRSKDDFDRYRTANENAVRANAQSTPFSESEVEQRRLTYLAAEASVERAKATEEQARLAFRSEIDGVNTTVARLEADLQKAIYDLEQTSVLAPADGMVLALTLRPGQRVSNLPLRSWMAFAPATKNRVVVAIPQTRARFVHTGQAAEITFAYQPGQIYKATVDSIVSINVAGQLPPDGILPSLESHHDANEDMGVVLTVENIPTEDIRPIGGAGGSAAVYTDSVQATHLIRKVMIRMDAWLNYVRPN
- a CDS encoding GAP family protein, producing MAELLLVLTPIALLDSTSIVPLCIVVLIVLLGGPSPLFRSAALLAGVFLTYLACGLLVMFGLQSVFEAINDYAIKVWQAPNTAELMFQILVGVLLVMFGLRMTKTPEKQDEKTAPASMTASQALFTGAGMTIVGLPGAVPYLAAIDLVLRSDLATAQTVMVLFAYNIVFISPLVVIVAVSLLFGERSRPLLDLIRGFFDRWGQRVIVGLMLAFGVILVIDGVGWFFGMPLIPV
- a CDS encoding YqhA family protein; the encoded protein is MLEVVSRGTRYVSLVMVLTSFVGAIALTFIGAEKMFRGIWDYFTRAMPANVIEAAGPSDLFIVRALESLDAFLIAFALFTFGNGILFLVVLSPQTEKDHVPEVLIPTSIGALKTSLMQVVIVVLAVYFVRVAWLEIEDLDFKLWAIPGSILFLAASMWLSKAATQNK
- a CDS encoding helix-turn-helix domain-containing protein, yielding MRKTLGSASSLLSIQIHDIESRLAATTFNQHQGRHWLIALARGNCSLRSTRLNLELEGGQIAWIPEEANVNAVFDASTRAIVAAIPPDVLIRTMPDGAPGEDLPIYLRYPFSQTSSDPNMMKLAVSYLLTMKEEVYETKPGSEQMLSNICSLLFVHVWRHLHRDSTARPIPRSVVDRFIALERRHRTEHMTIGSYADKIGVTRDKLAAEVRKATGLSPRAYMHRELMREARELLEVSALQVAQIAFRLGFSDPAYFNRFFTRYADINPGKYRNRARRQKNQESNSFASWP